In Amblyraja radiata isolate CabotCenter1 chromosome 15, sAmbRad1.1.pri, whole genome shotgun sequence, the genomic window CCCCATTGCtgtaaggatgtggaggctttggaaagggtgtagaggaggttcctggactagagggtattagctacaggagatgtgcggggcatgttatttttacacagagggctgtGTGTGCCCGGAACTTGCTGCCgtgagtggtggttgaggcacgattgtggcatttgacagacttttggatgggccgatggatatacagggaatggtggCAGATAggatttggtcttggcatcgtgttctgcacagacaccgtgggccgaagggcctgttcctgcgctgtactgtgttACGTTCTATGTCCTAGTGAGGAATGATTGAGGAAGGACCTTTCTCGCCCTTACCTCCTGGTCCTGGTATCTCCAGCCTAAGTAGAAGGGCGCAATTCACGAAGAGCGCTGAGATATTCTTCGTTGCCACGATCAAACCGCAAGGCCTTTTCATAGCATTCAACAGCTTCAGAATTCTCCCCGGCTTCTCGGTGAAGaaaccccaggataccccaggctCTGCTGTTGTACGGGTTCCTGTTAATTTGCCTTCTTGCAATCTGCTCCAATTTAATGCAACAAGTTTTACAATATTTCGTGCCACGCTGGATTTTAAGGCCTTCCATAAAATGGTGGATGGCGTTTGATTCAGATTTGGTGTGATACAGTTCATATAATCCAAGCTGTAACTCTATTGCCTGCTTTCTATCTGGAGCAACATCCTCTAAACTCCGGAGGTCGTTATATATCTCCACCGCTTTGTCTGATTCACCATTCATTAAGCAGATCCCGGCAAAATCCAGCTTTGCAAATATATTCGATGGCTCCAGTTCAAATGCCGTTCCAAAATGGTGCTTGCAATGGTTGATCAACTCAGCCTCCACACCAGGGTCTCCATTGCATTGATTTTTATGCAGAGAATATAGCTTGTTCCTGTAACAGATACCCATTTGATGGTGCAAGAAGGAAGAGTGCGGAGTGAATTCTAAGGCTTTCTTCAACAGCTCTATCGCTTTATCAACATTGTGCTGTATCCTGTAAAACTTTGCTGCATAGCGGAGCACAAATGGAGAATCTGGGCTTGTCCGCAACGCTTCTTCAACCAATTCATTCGCTTCTGCCTCTCGCTGGAACTCTTGGAGCCTGAGGGCcagcatcaccctggccacagatTCACCCGGATCGAGCTCCAGCACCCGTCTCAGCTGTCTCACCGACTGACTCACTTCGGGTTTTTTCAGGATCCCGGAAATCGATTCCAGACGGTAGAGAGCGGTGGCGTAGCCCATGTTCCACTCCGTGTTGTCGGGATCTTTCTCCAGAGCCCTGGCGAAACATTCCTTCGCCTCCTCGTAAAACTGAGAGTGGGAGCTCAGCAAagaccaccccttctcccccaacACCTCGGGCACCATTTCCGTGACGTGCGAGCCCTGTGTGAGGGGGCCACACATCACCTCCAGCTTGTCGAGGTAGGACTGGGCCTCGCTGAGTTGCCCCATGTGATAATGCAACCAGGCCCGGTTGCCATGGGTGACGATGCTCCTCCTCTCAAATCCATCCCCGTGGATCTCCCTCAGACGTCTCTCCGCCTCCTCTAAGTCACGGAGAGCTTCTTCGCAGTTGCCCTGCAGGTAGTTGATGTAAGCCAGCTGGTTGTGCGGCACGCCTTGGTGCTTCCCGCCGATGATAATCGAATCCTGCAACTTCTGCTTCACTTCGTCCAGGTCGACGATGTCCATCTGTGGGCCCCACGTGAAGTGGCACTGAAGCTGGCCGAGCTTCACCAACAAGGACTCCCTCAGTGTGTCGCTGCAAGAGAGCACAAGGTGATCAATGGgacaacacacaaaaagctggagtagctcagtgggtcaggcataatcaaggacgagtcgcaccctggccactccctctcctaccctcacccaacgggcaagaggcacagaagtgtgaaaatgcagattcagggacagttccttccaagctgttatcaggcaactgaaccatcctatcaccaactagagagcggtcctgaccttccaGCTACCTCATCGGTCTATCTattatcggactttaccttggactaaacgtaattccctttatcctggatctgtgcattgtggacagcttgattgtaatcatgtacagtcattCTGCTGACTGAATATCACACAGCAAATAAAGCTTTGTGGAAGGGCTGCTGCTCAAATTTTAGCTGCATTTCGAACGCACGCATCTGATCTTAGGTTTCCCGGTACAGAAGGAGGAGGTTCGGTCGCTTGTTCAGTGGTGGGAGGAAGGGGGACTTCCCTGTTGGTTTGCCCCTAGACCTGGCCAAGATGGCTGCTCACATGTCCCAGCAACGGACAGTCGAATGTTCCGCCTGAGTCGACCGCCTGCCCCacttccgggcctacgtccgtgtcaACCAGGACTCGtgaggtaatagacaatagatgcaggagtaggtcattcggccctttgagccagcaccgccattcaatgtgatcatggctgttcatccccaatcagtacccctttcttgccttctccccatatccctggactccgccatctttaagagccctatctagctcac contains:
- the LOC116981424 gene encoding interferon-induced protein with tetratricopeptide repeats 5-like encodes the protein MSDTLRESLLVKLGQLQCHFTWGPQMDIVDLDEVKQKLQDSIIIGGKHQGVPHNQLAYINYLQGNCEEALRDLEEAERRLREIHGDGFERRSIVTHGNRAWLHYHMGQLSEAQSYLDKLEVMCGPLTQGSHVTEMVPEVLGEKGWSLLSSHSQFYEEAKECFARALEKDPDNTEWNMGYATALYRLESISGILKKPEVSQSVRQLRRVLELDPGESVARVMLALRLQEFQREAEANELVEEALRTSPDSPFVLRYAAKFYRIQHNVDKAIELLKKALEFTPHSSFLHHQMGICYRNKLYSLHKNQCNGDPGVEAELINHCKHHFGTAFELEPSNIFAKLDFAGICLMNAWHEIL